TCTGGCGCGTATTCAAGGTGGCGCCGCCCAGTTGATGGGCCAGCAAAAAGCGCATCAGCAGCTTGCTTTGCGCCTGCGTGGCCACGTCAAGATAATCTTCGCGCTCCATGTCGAGCAGGGTCTTGCCCGTGATCTTGGGCCAGGCGTCGGCGGCGCGTGCCGGGCGCGGGCCCCGTTCCGGGTCGACCACGTAGACCTGCCCCGCCTCGACGGCCTGGCGCGTGCCCGTGCAGCGCGTCAGGTCGGCCGCCACGCCCGTTTCCTTGAGCAGGGCGCGCTCGAACTTGCGCAGCACGATGGGCGGCGGCTCATTGTGCGCCAGTTGATTCAAGGTAGCAACGTAGTGGTCGAACAGGACGGGATGCGGGTCGTCGCGCGCCAGCAGTTTCACCAGCAATTCGTTCAGGTAAAAGCCGCACAGCAAGGCGGTCTTTTCCAGCGGCAGCATGCCGCCCACCCATTCCGCACCGGTGAGGATGCGCAACTCGGACTTGCCCGTCCAGCCCGCCTGCAGCGGCTGGAACGTCTGCAGCACGCCGCGCAACTG
Above is a genomic segment from Janthinobacterium sp. 64 containing:
- the recO gene encoding DNA repair protein RecO → MSTTTPALHDPAPASPVVPAPAAIPPPAAPSAAPRRSRPPARDGRITGQPAFVLHSYPHKETSLIVDVFTREYGRIALVAKGAKRPHSQLRGVLQTFQPLQAGWTGKSELRILTGAEWVGGMLPLEKTALLCGFYLNELLVKLLARDDPHPVLFDHYVATLNQLAHNEPPPIVLRKFERALLKETGVAADLTRCTGTRQAVEAGQVYVVDPERGPRPARAADAWPKITGKTLLDMEREDYLDVATQAQSKLLMRFLLAHQLGGATLNTRQILIDLMQL